In uncultured Cohaesibacter sp., a genomic segment contains:
- a CDS encoding DUF935 family protein: protein MSRKSRRNRGRNRTAQQASALPKPETNASLPRNGGQLIATAQNDITIPFYSDILVPQDPTIKEKGPHKGLKLYDEVMQDGRAKATLSKRYSKITRREWIVKAASEEDRDVKAKEGIEAILDALPFDAICKDLAKAILKGFAISEIVWGRNADGLVVPVRIKSHDPMRFAFDKDWNPRLLTPGNSIEGEAVPKRKFITHRFGAEGNNPYGLGLGSVLFWHVLFKREGVGFWMKFLDKFAAPIPFGKFAVGTPDNEQKKLLNSLIAMVQQGALVAPIGTEVSFLEAARSGNASYEEWCRFWDEQTSEVVLGSTLSTSVKGQGSRAAAQTHADETDSIVDDDCDQLSDTLNETLLRWITELNWPGARSPTVWRPRPRNESEEEDQKKKTAERRQSDIRSLDAARRQGFEPKNLQEWLSSVFDAEMIPVEVTVPSDDQQSSFADDEGPVAHLIDQLEDLAGPQQQIWLERIRERLAEVTSFGEASKALLDLSGELEIDPMGRILGDAIALSEITGRSDIIDETGIYPSKSVGSKKKTKFQ, encoded by the coding sequence ATGAGCCGCAAATCCCGCAGAAATCGTGGTCGCAACCGGACGGCTCAACAAGCAAGCGCTTTGCCCAAGCCGGAGACGAATGCTTCACTGCCCAGAAACGGCGGGCAGCTCATTGCGACGGCACAGAATGATATCACCATTCCCTTTTATTCGGACATTCTGGTTCCGCAGGATCCGACCATCAAGGAGAAAGGCCCACACAAGGGCCTCAAACTCTATGATGAGGTGATGCAGGATGGCCGAGCGAAGGCAACGCTCAGCAAGCGCTATTCCAAGATTACGCGCCGTGAATGGATCGTGAAGGCGGCTAGCGAAGAAGACCGGGACGTCAAGGCCAAGGAAGGCATTGAGGCAATACTCGATGCGCTGCCCTTTGATGCCATTTGCAAGGATCTGGCGAAAGCGATCCTCAAGGGCTTTGCTATCTCGGAGATCGTCTGGGGGCGCAATGCAGATGGGCTTGTCGTGCCAGTCAGGATCAAGTCCCATGATCCGATGCGCTTTGCCTTTGACAAAGACTGGAATCCGCGTCTGCTGACACCGGGCAATAGCATTGAAGGGGAAGCCGTTCCCAAACGGAAGTTCATCACGCACCGGTTTGGGGCGGAAGGCAACAATCCCTACGGTCTGGGCCTTGGTTCCGTCTTGTTCTGGCATGTGCTGTTCAAGCGCGAGGGCGTTGGCTTCTGGATGAAATTCCTGGACAAATTTGCCGCCCCCATTCCTTTTGGCAAGTTTGCGGTTGGCACTCCAGACAATGAACAGAAGAAACTGCTAAACTCCCTGATTGCCATGGTGCAACAGGGCGCTTTGGTTGCGCCAATCGGAACCGAGGTCAGCTTTCTGGAGGCTGCCCGTTCTGGCAATGCTTCATATGAGGAATGGTGCCGGTTCTGGGATGAGCAGACCTCCGAGGTGGTTCTCGGCAGCACGCTATCGACCAGCGTCAAAGGACAAGGCTCTCGCGCCGCCGCCCAAACCCATGCCGATGAGACCGACAGTATCGTTGACGATGACTGCGACCAGCTTTCCGATACGCTGAATGAAACCCTGCTGCGTTGGATTACCGAGCTGAACTGGCCGGGTGCCAGATCGCCAACTGTCTGGCGTCCACGTCCTCGCAATGAGAGCGAGGAAGAAGATCAGAAGAAGAAGACAGCGGAGCGTCGCCAGTCTGATATTCGTTCCCTTGATGCTGCGCGCAGACAGGGCTTCGAGCCAAAGAACCTGCAGGAATGGCTCTCGAGCGTATTTGATGCGGAAATGATTCCGGTTGAGGTGACGGTTCCTTCTGACGATCAGCAAAGCTCCTTTGCTGATGATGAAGGTCCGGTTGCTCACCTGATTGACCAGTTGGAAGATCTGGCCGGTCCTCAACAGCAGATCTGGCTTGAGCGGATCCGCGAGAGACTGGCCGAAGTCACCAGCTTTGGTGAAGCCTCCAAGGCTTTGCTGGATCTGTCTGGTGAACTAGAAATTGATCCGATGGGCCGTATTCTGGGCGACGCCATCGCTCTTTCCGAGATCACGGGCCGATCTGACATCATAGACGAGACGGGGATCTATCCTTCCAAGTCTGTCGGCTCAAAAAAAAAGACCAAATTCCAGTAA
- the terL gene encoding phage terminase large subunit — MSKPALKKQLKSKEFLNGLTDMAEAFRLKIELEVEAFPIDPRLRAERQRKVTDAETGYRFFAETYFPHYLTSAPSMLHEHLYEGLPMMVTTKDGQKRLVIAPRGSAKSTHISLIFPLWCIVRGLKHYIVLIMDAFEQAAVMLEALKAELEVNPRLKYDFPEIFGQGRVWREGDIVTRNNVKVEGFGTGKKIRGRRHGPYRPDLAILDDIENDENVASPKQRDKLESWIAKAVLKLGPTDGSMDVLYAGTVLHFDAVIVRYSKKPGWHVTEFRAILQWPDDMALWDAWEETYLNEGEPEADAFYAANKEAMDKGAVLNWPANHSLLFLMKERAGDHAAFESEYQNKPLALDNPFQSIAWWVRINRDWLFFGAVDPSLGKNNHNRDPSAILVGAYDKESAILDVVEASIRRRVPDLIIADIISMQREYQCQMWFAEVVQFQEFLRTELIKRAANAGLALPAYPVSPIIDKNLRIERLQIPISDGTIRLHKSQQTLIDQLQQWPMADHDDGPDCLEMLWKHTIEMAATTLTATSITTAAPTSQGTLGGYRL, encoded by the coding sequence ATGAGCAAACCAGCCCTTAAAAAGCAGCTCAAATCAAAGGAGTTCCTGAACGGCTTGACCGATATGGCGGAAGCCTTCCGCCTGAAGATCGAGCTGGAGGTGGAAGCCTTTCCGATTGATCCCCGTTTGCGCGCCGAAAGACAAAGGAAGGTGACGGATGCCGAGACGGGCTATCGCTTTTTTGCCGAGACCTATTTCCCGCACTATCTGACCTCAGCGCCATCCATGTTGCATGAGCATCTTTATGAAGGCCTTCCGATGATGGTGACCACGAAAGACGGCCAAAAACGGCTTGTCATCGCGCCGCGTGGGTCTGCGAAATCCACCCATATCAGTCTCATTTTCCCGCTCTGGTGCATCGTCCGAGGGCTCAAGCATTATATTGTCCTGATCATGGATGCCTTCGAACAGGCAGCCGTGATGCTGGAAGCCCTCAAGGCCGAGCTGGAAGTCAATCCGCGCCTCAAATATGACTTCCCTGAGATCTTTGGGCAGGGCCGTGTCTGGCGTGAGGGCGATATCGTCACCCGTAACAACGTCAAGGTGGAGGGTTTCGGTACCGGCAAGAAAATCCGAGGCCGTCGCCATGGTCCTTATCGTCCGGACCTGGCCATCCTTGACGATATCGAAAACGACGAGAATGTTGCCAGCCCCAAACAGCGCGACAAGTTGGAAAGCTGGATCGCCAAGGCCGTTCTCAAGCTCGGCCCGACCGACGGCTCCATGGATGTGCTTTATGCCGGGACTGTCTTGCACTTTGATGCGGTTATCGTCCGCTATTCCAAAAAGCCCGGATGGCATGTCACTGAGTTCCGCGCCATCCTCCAGTGGCCGGATGATATGGCGCTCTGGGATGCATGGGAAGAAACCTATCTCAATGAGGGCGAGCCGGAGGCTGATGCCTTCTATGCAGCCAACAAGGAAGCGATGGACAAGGGCGCGGTTCTTAATTGGCCGGCCAATCACTCTTTGCTTTTCCTGATGAAGGAGCGGGCGGGCGATCATGCCGCCTTTGAAAGCGAGTATCAGAACAAGCCCCTCGCGCTCGATAATCCCTTTCAGAGCATCGCATGGTGGGTACGGATCAATCGGGACTGGTTGTTCTTTGGCGCTGTCGACCCATCCCTTGGTAAGAATAATCACAATCGCGACCCATCGGCCATATTGGTTGGGGCCTATGACAAGGAAAGCGCCATTCTCGATGTCGTGGAAGCTTCAATCCGCCGTCGCGTTCCGGATCTCATCATCGCTGATATCATTTCCATGCAGCGGGAATATCAATGCCAGATGTGGTTTGCCGAGGTCGTGCAGTTTCAGGAATTCCTGCGCACCGAATTGATCAAGCGGGCGGCAAATGCTGGCCTTGCCCTGCCTGCCTATCCGGTCTCTCCGATCATTGACAAGAACCTGCGCATCGAGCGGCTTCAGATCCCGATCTCCGATGGGACGATCCGCCTGCATAAGAGCCAGCAGACCTTGATCGATCAGCTTCAGCAATGGCCGATGGCGGATCATGATGACGGGCCGGACTGTCTGGAAATGCTCTGGAAACACACTATTGAAATGGCTGCCACCACTCTGACCGCCACCAGTATCACCACTGCCGCCCCGACCAGTCAGGGCACGTTAGGAGGCTATCGACTATGA
- a CDS encoding DUF1804 family protein: MAHKDEKRIDARRAYIWDQQSVPVIALSIGVSEATVRRWKRDAKQSGDNWDVARAAHMMAGEGLETVVSGVVEQFVTLFKATIEQLQDDGNLSPEERVKAMASLSDAFNKMVASAGRVAPKISELGVANDVLQRQAEFIREFYPQHAAAFLEILEPFGERLVEVYG; encoded by the coding sequence ATGGCGCATAAAGACGAAAAAAGGATCGATGCCCGCAGGGCCTACATTTGGGATCAGCAGTCTGTTCCGGTCATTGCCTTGTCAATTGGTGTATCCGAGGCCACCGTACGCCGCTGGAAGCGAGACGCCAAGCAGAGTGGTGACAACTGGGATGTGGCGCGAGCCGCGCACATGATGGCGGGTGAAGGGCTGGAGACGGTTGTCTCCGGTGTGGTTGAGCAGTTCGTCACGCTGTTCAAAGCCACCATTGAACAATTGCAGGATGATGGCAATCTGTCGCCGGAAGAACGCGTCAAGGCGATGGCCAGCCTTTCGGATGCCTTCAACAAGATGGTTGCCAGTGCCGGTCGTGTCGCGCCAAAGATTTCCGAGCTTGGTGTCGCCAACGATGTCCTGCAGCGGCAGGCCGAGTTCATTCGCGAATTCTACCCCCAGCATGCCGCAGCCTTTCTGGAAATCCTTGAGCCCTTTGGCGAGCGCCTTGTCGAGGTTTACGGATGA
- a CDS encoding N-acetylmuramidase domain-containing protein: protein MSVVAQLRQGGGEVTDITATIEAFASRIGCEVNVLRAILEVESDGDDYDDQGRLIILPEKHIFNRQLPKSLRKKALSLRLSASQWSRANYKGLGGKGSDQRWTLMEKWARLDEEAALKSASYASFQGMGFNHRLCGYGTVSEFVLALAQSSTHCVEAFLSFLENSGLADELREKDWEGIARRYNGSGQVTHYANLMRKADERLSGSEGARKSKASARFTMLRLGSEGYMVKALQERLCELGYHVKVDSDFGPATRRAVVAFQVDHGLKTDGMVGPKTQSALEVAVPINLQLGNSRDSLTVADLRKSGSDTVRKADWLTRLGGAVLGTGTLAGGLDGADPGGLLDGLGQMTATLQSLRMQLSPLFTLIADNKWLAFGLVGLAIIFVAHQIKQRRLMDAQNWRHVG from the coding sequence ATGTCTGTTGTTGCCCAGTTGCGCCAAGGCGGTGGCGAAGTCACCGATATCACAGCCACCATTGAAGCCTTTGCCAGTCGTATCGGCTGTGAGGTCAATGTTCTTCGAGCCATCCTTGAAGTTGAGAGTGACGGTGATGATTATGATGATCAAGGTCGCCTGATCATCCTTCCCGAAAAGCATATCTTTAATCGCCAATTGCCAAAGAGCCTGCGCAAGAAGGCCTTAAGTTTGCGGTTGTCGGCAAGCCAATGGTCTCGTGCCAACTATAAAGGCCTTGGTGGTAAAGGCTCCGATCAGCGCTGGACGCTCATGGAAAAATGGGCGCGCCTCGATGAGGAGGCCGCGTTGAAGTCAGCTTCCTATGCTTCCTTTCAGGGAATGGGGTTCAATCATCGCCTTTGCGGCTATGGCACTGTTTCCGAATTCGTCTTGGCATTGGCTCAATCCAGCACCCATTGTGTCGAAGCCTTTCTGTCCTTCCTTGAAAATTCCGGCCTTGCTGACGAGTTGCGCGAAAAAGACTGGGAGGGGATTGCCCGCCGTTACAATGGCTCCGGTCAGGTGACCCATTATGCAAACCTGATGCGCAAGGCCGATGAACGCCTTAGCGGATCGGAAGGGGCAAGGAAGAGCAAAGCATCCGCTCGGTTCACCATGCTCCGGCTTGGCTCGGAAGGCTATATGGTCAAGGCCTTGCAGGAGCGGCTCTGCGAGTTAGGTTATCATGTCAAGGTTGATAGCGATTTTGGCCCAGCTACCCGCCGTGCAGTGGTGGCTTTTCAAGTCGATCATGGCCTTAAGACAGACGGCATGGTTGGCCCCAAAACCCAGTCGGCTCTCGAAGTCGCTGTACCGATCAACCTGCAGCTCGGCAATAGCCGGGATAGCCTGACGGTCGCAGACTTGCGCAAATCCGGTTCCGACACCGTTAGGAAAGCCGATTGGCTAACGCGGCTTGGCGGTGCAGTTTTGGGAACTGGCACCCTTGCCGGTGGACTGGATGGGGCTGATCCCGGAGGCCTGCTTGATGGTCTGGGCCAAATGACCGCAACTCTGCAGTCTCTTCGGATGCAGCTATCACCACTCTTCACTTTGATTGCTGACAACAAGTGGCTGGCTTTTGGTCTGGTCGGCCTTGCCATCATCTTTGTAGCCCATCAGATCAAACAGCGCCGCTTGATGGATGCGCAGAACTGGAGGCATGTGGGATGA
- a CDS encoding NB-ARC domain-containing protein — translation MSFLPIKKMLERVSHNATESDTTRFWELTYAGEFLIRLTAATLVACVDRSPDRDRYGLEYKLVRADGIGDWVQAIEQVLTGPPASHLNPFAYELRNSLTKRDKVDSERSEAINLLVDVLKNVYNPEFEIRETPSFRLWLKLFVTIRNKSRGHGAQTPAKLSSCVESLEKSIDIYINSIRLDDFEWAYLHRNLSGKYRVIGISDNCGSFDFLKTSKAQDSKNFQSGCYIWLSEPRRVNLIYTDQDCLDFFFPNGDFKLNDFELHSLISDNRRRQSNTDFMNPIASLPRSETEGLSSLEAIGNVLTNIPERPRLYIARKKLEVEVYKLLENDRHPIITLVGRGGIGKTSLTLKVLHELTLNNRFDIIVWFSARDIDLTTSGAKTVRPSILTEKEISKQFFELMGKKQNGSSGKFVSEIDYMTSQMGCGETGPILFVFDNFETLRNPQDIFAWIDASIRLPNKALITSRFRDFKGDYPIEISGMGRSEADELITVTSRNLSVEGLLQSRDRNAIIEESEGHPYIIKILIGEIADTGAYTRPSRIMARRDDILVALFERTFGALSPLAARTFMMLSQWRSTVPQLLVEAVLLRHAAEEAIDPETAINQLVRTSLIERSQDPEGSDHLLVPLSASIFGQSKLQVSASRMLILDDVKFLQSLGASDQRKDEKGIFPRLKNLFSSFAKRIEHNETSLAESRSVLEFIARGYADAWLLLSRLEIDCGEDGWQENAAEYLRRYLQNEPNGSNAYEAWQELQGLYMRQGDVVAGCGAFLRMAEFSEPPLESISSMANWLNSTFKTNHNLTIDQRSAVFLPLAELMKKRLVHASATDFSRLGWLFLNCGDKESAKHYALEGLKRDAGNTHCARIIERLEER, via the coding sequence ATGAGTTTTCTGCCTATAAAAAAAATGCTCGAACGAGTATCTCATAATGCAACGGAGTCTGACACAACTAGGTTCTGGGAGCTCACTTATGCTGGAGAGTTTTTGATACGCCTAACTGCAGCAACGCTTGTCGCGTGTGTTGATAGGTCTCCAGATAGAGATCGATATGGATTAGAATACAAGCTAGTTCGAGCAGATGGTATAGGCGACTGGGTACAAGCAATCGAACAGGTTTTAACAGGCCCTCCAGCATCTCACTTAAACCCTTTTGCTTATGAACTCAGAAACAGTCTTACAAAAAGAGATAAAGTTGATAGCGAGAGATCTGAAGCCATTAACCTTTTGGTGGACGTTCTCAAGAATGTGTACAACCCGGAGTTTGAGATAAGAGAGACCCCCTCATTTCGATTGTGGTTGAAATTATTTGTAACAATAAGAAATAAATCTAGAGGGCATGGGGCTCAAACTCCAGCGAAACTGAGTAGTTGCGTCGAGTCACTAGAAAAATCTATAGATATATATATTAATTCTATAAGACTTGATGATTTTGAGTGGGCATATTTGCATAGAAACTTATCAGGAAAATATAGAGTTATAGGAATTTCAGATAATTGCGGAAGTTTCGATTTTTTAAAAACCTCAAAAGCTCAAGATAGTAAAAATTTTCAAAGCGGGTGTTATATTTGGCTATCAGAGCCGAGACGCGTTAATTTAATATATACAGATCAAGATTGTCTTGATTTTTTCTTTCCAAATGGGGATTTTAAATTAAATGACTTCGAACTTCACTCTCTTATTTCAGACAACAGGAGAAGGCAAAGCAATACTGACTTTATGAACCCTATTGCTTCTTTGCCCCGCAGCGAAACTGAAGGGCTTTCAAGCCTCGAAGCGATTGGAAATGTTCTGACGAACATACCGGAACGGCCAAGACTTTACATTGCAAGAAAAAAATTAGAGGTTGAAGTATATAAACTTTTAGAAAACGACAGACACCCGATAATTACACTTGTTGGACGAGGTGGAATTGGAAAAACCTCTTTAACATTAAAAGTATTACACGAATTAACTTTGAATAATAGATTTGACATCATAGTCTGGTTCAGCGCAAGAGATATAGACTTAACTACAAGCGGAGCAAAAACTGTAAGACCATCCATTTTAACAGAAAAGGAAATATCAAAGCAATTTTTTGAACTTATGGGGAAAAAACAGAATGGCAGTTCTGGAAAATTTGTATCTGAAATAGATTATATGACAAGCCAAATGGGATGTGGAGAAACTGGCCCAATTCTTTTTGTTTTTGACAACTTTGAAACGTTACGTAACCCACAAGACATTTTTGCTTGGATAGACGCTAGCATCCGCCTCCCAAATAAAGCTCTAATTACATCTCGCTTTCGTGATTTTAAGGGCGATTACCCTATCGAGATTTCTGGGATGGGGCGCTCTGAAGCGGACGAACTCATAACTGTCACATCACGTAATTTGTCTGTTGAGGGTCTATTACAATCTAGAGATAGAAACGCAATCATAGAAGAATCTGAGGGACATCCATATATAATTAAAATACTTATTGGAGAAATAGCCGATACAGGAGCCTATACTCGTCCTTCGCGGATAATGGCAAGGCGCGATGATATACTTGTCGCTCTATTTGAACGAACTTTTGGTGCATTATCACCGCTTGCAGCTCGAACATTCATGATGCTATCGCAGTGGAGATCAACGGTACCTCAGTTATTGGTTGAAGCCGTTCTTCTGAGGCATGCTGCCGAAGAAGCTATTGATCCTGAAACTGCCATCAATCAACTGGTTAGAACTTCACTAATTGAGCGGAGTCAAGATCCGGAAGGTAGCGACCACCTACTAGTGCCGCTGTCCGCGTCCATTTTTGGTCAGTCGAAACTACAAGTGTCAGCAAGCCGTATGTTAATTTTGGATGATGTTAAATTTCTTCAGTCACTTGGAGCAAGCGATCAGAGAAAAGATGAGAAAGGTATATTTCCGAGGCTTAAAAACCTGTTCTCGAGCTTCGCTAAACGAATTGAGCACAATGAGACTTCTCTTGCGGAAAGCCGTTCGGTATTAGAGTTTATTGCTCGCGGCTATGCAGATGCTTGGCTTCTGCTTAGCCGATTGGAAATAGACTGTGGAGAGGATGGGTGGCAAGAGAATGCAGCAGAGTACCTAAGACGCTATCTTCAAAATGAACCGAATGGATCAAACGCATACGAAGCATGGCAAGAGCTTCAAGGACTATACATGCGCCAAGGAGATGTAGTTGCGGGCTGCGGTGCATTCCTACGAATGGCTGAATTCTCTGAACCTCCTCTTGAGAGCATTAGTTCAATGGCAAATTGGCTAAATAGTACTTTTAAAACAAATCACAATCTCACGATAGATCAACGTTCTGCGGTATTTCTCCCTTTGGCTGAACTTATGAAGAAAAGGCTAGTTCATGCATCCGCGACTGATTTCTCGCGGCTAGGTTGGCTATTCTTGAATTGCGGGGATAAGGAAAGTGCCAAGCACTACGCACTTGAAGGCCTTAAAAGAGACGCAGGAAACACGCATTGTGCGAGGATAATTGAGCGTTTAGAGGAACGTTAG
- a CDS encoding regulatory protein GemA, whose product MGHPSAPTLAKIHIAKKELGLDDATYRALLLRVTGKDSSGRMTETERAAVLSELKRQGWKSKSTDGKHRPPSSKSYIRLMYAIAKNIDAKGYWELPFKEALRAFVKKETGIDNPE is encoded by the coding sequence ATGGGACATCCTAGTGCGCCAACGCTTGCCAAAATCCATATTGCGAAGAAGGAACTGGGGCTTGATGACGCCACCTACCGGGCCTTGCTTCTGCGTGTTACTGGCAAAGACAGCTCTGGTCGAATGACCGAAACCGAACGGGCAGCCGTGTTGAGCGAGCTGAAGCGGCAGGGCTGGAAGTCCAAAAGCACAGACGGCAAACACCGGCCACCTTCCTCAAAGTCCTATATCCGGCTGATGTACGCTATTGCCAAGAATATCGATGCGAAAGGCTACTGGGAGCTTCCCTTCAAGGAGGCCTTGCGCGCCTTTGTGAAGAAGGAGACCGGCATTGATAACCCCGAATAG
- a CDS encoding DUF3164 family protein, which yields MSAQEKQIPDGYMENAKGALVPIETVKPEHIEEDALVRDLMAEAETLNAQLAAFKQKAFGNVEAFRELISEKYGAKRGGKKGNMTLNSYDGSLQLVVAVNESISFGPELEAAKALIDECIQEWSKDANANLRALVDDAFQVDKQGKISTGRVLGLRRLNIEDEKWLKAMEAISDALRVTGSKSYFRAYKRQQGSEERNPVSLDIASV from the coding sequence ATGTCAGCGCAAGAAAAGCAGATCCCGGACGGATATATGGAAAACGCCAAGGGAGCTTTGGTCCCTATCGAGACCGTTAAACCGGAGCATATCGAGGAGGATGCCTTGGTTCGAGACCTCATGGCTGAAGCGGAAACATTGAATGCCCAGTTGGCTGCATTCAAGCAAAAGGCCTTTGGCAATGTGGAAGCCTTCCGCGAATTGATTTCCGAGAAATACGGAGCCAAACGCGGCGGCAAGAAAGGCAACATGACGCTCAACAGCTATGACGGCTCTCTCCAGTTGGTGGTGGCTGTTAATGAGAGCATTTCCTTCGGGCCTGAGCTGGAAGCGGCAAAAGCTCTGATTGACGAGTGCATTCAGGAATGGAGCAAGGACGCCAACGCCAATTTGCGCGCTTTGGTCGATGACGCCTTTCAGGTTGACAAGCAGGGCAAGATCTCAACCGGACGTGTCCTTGGCCTGCGCCGCCTCAATATTGAGGATGAGAAGTGGCTCAAGGCCATGGAAGCCATTTCTGATGCACTCCGCGTAACTGGATCGAAGAGCTACTTCCGGGCCTACAAGCGCCAGCAGGGAAGTGAAGAGCGCAATCCTGTTTCTCTCGATATCGCCAGCGTATGA
- a CDS encoding MarR family transcriptional regulator, which produces MSVTAKDLLIEQLDRLGSKKAVADELDVSRTQVSLYLAGKYEQAGGRVDRLEAKIIAAYSDRVFCPHLGSDIKQSDCEDCRTASIPTSDPALLKRWIACKTCSLNPGREENTAC; this is translated from the coding sequence ATGTCAGTAACGGCAAAAGACCTCCTCATAGAGCAACTGGATAGGTTGGGGTCCAAGAAAGCCGTTGCAGATGAGCTGGACGTCAGCCGCACCCAGGTCAGCCTTTATCTGGCTGGGAAGTATGAGCAGGCAGGAGGTCGGGTTGATCGGCTGGAAGCCAAGATCATAGCCGCTTACAGCGACAGGGTGTTCTGCCCGCATTTGGGCTCCGACATCAAGCAAAGCGACTGTGAGGACTGCCGCACGGCCAGCATTCCCACCAGTGATCCGGCTCTTCTTAAGCGCTGGATTGCATGCAAGACCTGTTCTCTCAATCCGGGCCGGGAGGAGAACACTGCATGTTGA
- a CDS encoding ATP-binding protein codes for MRNVFVETSNVSRFLSALDRLSQRGADEACLVVVDGAPGLGKTTTLKHWVAQTGSVYLRAKKEWTPNWFMTELLENLRVTPPHAFQKKYKTALEELASRQASAQMANRTFGLVIDEADHVSSKSPILETIRDISDMIELPTILVGMGKVNDNLKRFPQVASRVSQKVRFENCSEDDVNALISGRCEVPVAPDLTKFILKASGGYNREILEAIANIERFGLRNEPDDGGLTMADMVGETLLIDRQRNLPIAVPEVM; via the coding sequence ATGCGGAATGTTTTTGTCGAGACCAGCAATGTCTCGCGCTTTCTCTCAGCCTTGGATAGGCTTAGCCAGCGTGGCGCTGATGAGGCCTGCCTTGTTGTCGTGGATGGCGCACCGGGGCTGGGCAAGACGACAACCCTCAAACACTGGGTTGCGCAGACCGGAAGTGTTTATCTCCGGGCAAAGAAGGAATGGACACCCAACTGGTTTATGACCGAGCTGTTGGAAAACTTGCGGGTAACGCCGCCTCATGCATTCCAGAAGAAATACAAAACGGCGCTGGAGGAACTGGCGAGCCGTCAGGCCTCAGCCCAGATGGCCAATAGAACCTTTGGTCTTGTCATTGATGAAGCCGACCACGTTTCCAGCAAGTCTCCCATTCTGGAAACTATTCGCGACATTTCGGACATGATTGAATTGCCGACCATTCTGGTTGGTATGGGTAAGGTAAATGACAATCTCAAACGCTTTCCTCAGGTCGCCTCGCGTGTTTCTCAGAAGGTACGGTTCGAGAATTGTTCTGAGGATGATGTCAATGCTCTGATCTCTGGTCGCTGTGAAGTGCCCGTTGCCCCTGACTTAACCAAGTTCATCCTCAAAGCCTCAGGTGGCTACAACCGAGAAATTCTTGAGGCTATCGCCAATATTGAGCGGTTCGGCCTCCGCAATGAGCCAGATGATGGCGGTCTCACCATGGCTGATATGGTGGGCGAGACCTTGCTCATCGACCGCCAGCGCAATCTTCCCATTGCTGTTCCGGAGGTGATGTGA